One segment of Candidatus Neomarinimicrobiota bacterium DNA contains the following:
- a CDS encoding 2-oxo acid dehydrogenase subunit E2, with protein MPFSWRPDGTVIKNVPNTRRIMPFLMHTRIESTVYYEQLIEVEKAWKYVEEFRKRSGLKASILHFIIWRAAQVLDQRPGLNRFVAGRRIYQRKDIWISFSMKKSMSDDAPLVVVKKKIDPTWTFEETVQHIQGGITKGREGGKSTSDKEMDIAFMLPNFMVSFLTWGLRTLNHFGLLPWSLIKGDELYGSLFVANLGSIGLQPAYHHLYNWGDIPIFMALGANEPRMMLDERGRPAVKDMMTIRYSFDERINDGFYSIQALELLKKLVEDPEMKLDLGNDNSLPDEAPGV; from the coding sequence ATGCCTTTTAGCTGGAGACCAGATGGAACGGTAATTAAAAATGTACCGAATACACGTCGGATCATGCCCTTTCTCATGCACACCCGAATTGAATCAACGGTTTATTATGAGCAGCTCATCGAGGTTGAGAAAGCCTGGAAATATGTTGAAGAATTTCGAAAACGCAGCGGTTTGAAGGCCAGTATCCTCCACTTTATTATTTGGCGAGCTGCCCAGGTTTTAGATCAACGTCCCGGTTTGAATCGCTTTGTTGCCGGAAGGCGTATCTATCAACGGAAGGATATCTGGATCAGTTTTTCCATGAAAAAATCCATGAGTGATGATGCTCCCCTGGTCGTGGTGAAGAAAAAGATCGATCCCACCTGGACATTTGAAGAAACTGTACAGCATATCCAGGGTGGTATTACAAAAGGCAGAGAAGGGGGTAAATCAACCTCTGACAAAGAAATGGATATAGCCTTCATGTTACCCAACTTCATGGTCAGTTTCTTAACCTGGGGATTAAGGACTCTGAATCATTTTGGTCTGTTGCCGTGGAGTCTTATCAAAGGGGATGAACTTTATGGGAGTTTATTTGTCGCGAATTTAGGCAGTATTGGCCTACAGCCGGCTTACCATCATCTCTACAATTGGGGAGATATTCCGATATTCATGGCTTTAGGTGCAAATGAACCGCGTATGATGCTGGATGAGCGGGGACGCCCTGCGGTTAAGGATATGATGACCATCCGCTATAGCTTTGATGAACGGATCAATGATGGATTTTACAGTATTCAGGCTCTGGAACTTCTTAAAAAATTAGTTGAGGATCCCGAAATGAAACTTGACCTGGGAAATGATAACTCCCTGCCGGACGAAGCTCCGGGAGTGTAA
- a CDS encoding zinc ribbon domain-containing protein, translating into MQHSNWQCPKCKNTEYETDQFAATGGGFTKIFDIQNKKYNTVTCTRCRYTEIYKAGKSGTIEDILDFFTT; encoded by the coding sequence ATGCAACACAGTAACTGGCAATGTCCAAAATGTAAGAACACAGAATATGAAACCGATCAGTTTGCTGCCACCGGTGGTGGTTTCACTAAGATCTTTGATATCCAGAACAAGAAATACAATACAGTTACCTGTACCCGCTGCCGGTATACTGAGATCTACAAAGCTGGGAAGTCAGGCACTATAGAGGATATTCTTGATTTCTTTACCACCTGA
- a CDS encoding DUF1016 N-terminal domain-containing protein, translated as MISLPPDFDPVNTLQVMTNFEIGRQIIDHEQQGAERAEYGKKLIKTLSEGLTAEFGRGFSKSNFEYMRSFYIKYQERLFEKTQTPSGELAKP; from the coding sequence TTGATTTCTTTACCACCTGATTTTGATCCCGTTAACACATTACAGGTGATGACAAATTTTGAGATTGGCCGTCAGATTATTGATCATGAACAACAAGGCGCAGAGCGTGCAGAATATGGAAAAAAACTCATAAAAACTCTTTCAGAGGGACTTACTGCTGAATTTGGGCGTGGTTTTTCCAAATCAAATTTTGAGTATATGAGAAGTTTTTATATTAAATATCAGGAAAGACTTTTTGAAAAAACCCAGACACCATCTGGGGAATTGGCAAAGCCCTAG